TTCCAATAGCATAGCCCCAGCCAATATTTTTGAGTGCTACAGAGATGCGCTGTATTTCGGCACGTGCGCTATTGACGGCGGCCTGAAAATTTTTGTTATTTATTTTGCCACGTGGAAAAAAGCGCATACTGTAGGAAACACAGCCGAGGCTAAGGCTTTCGGTGATGGCAGGCTGTAATTCATGCCCGATGACAAATTCAGTTGAACCGCCACCAATATCGATAACCAGCATGTTTTCGCCTTTAGGTGGCAGGGTGTGAACCACACCAGTGTAAATCAGGCGTGCTTCCTCGCGTCCGGCAATGATGTCGATGGGAAAACCCAGTTTGGCTTCGGCAAGAGGCATAAACTGGCTGATGTTTTTGGCTACTCGGAAAGTATTGGTGGCCACAGCACGTACCTGATCGGGACTAAAACCCCGCAGCCGTTCACCGAATCTGGCCAGACAGTCTAGGGCGCGTTGTTGCGAAGACTGATCAAGATTTTTCTGTTCATCAAGACCTGCAGCTAGACGCACCATTTCCTTGATGGAATCGACTACCTGTAAATGGCCATTCTGGTTATGACAAATTTGCAGACGAAAGCTGTTTGAACCAAGGTCTACGGTGGCGAGCATATCTTGCGCGGTCATAATGAAGATGTTTTAACTTTAGACAGACGTAATGTTACCTTATCGTTGTGATAACTGCTATGAATGGCTGTGTGGTGATATGCTTATCGCAAAAAAAGATACACTTCTGATTTTTTGTTATGAAGATGTGTGATGAATGAGGATATTTGAAAAAAGTCCAGTGCTGCGAAATTGGCTGCAGACAATTTGCTTGGTTCTAAGCTGAATATGTTGGCTGGCTTTAAGCTGCTTTTGTTTATGCTAGATGCAGCTATATTGAAAATAAGACCGCCACACATTCAGGATAAATGTGCCGAGGGCAATATGATCCTGAGTGTGAACGGTCTGAGTGATTAGTTTAAAGCTGAGCTCTTATAGGCTGTAATACAGTTCGAATTCAAGTGGGTGAGGAGCCATACGGATACGTTTGACATCTTCGCTCTTGAAATCGATGTAGCTGTCAATCCAGTCCTGACTGAATACACCACCACGAGTGAGGAATTCGTGGTCTGCTTTTAATGCTTCCAATGCTTCCTCCAGAGAGGCGCAGACGGTTGGAACCAATGCATCTTCTTCTGGCGGCAGGTCGTACAGATTTTTATCAGACGGATCGCCCGGATGAATTTTGTTTTGAATACCGTCCAGACCTGCCATCAGCAAGGCGGTAAACGCCAAATACGGGTTGGCGGTAGGGTCTGGAAAGCGTGCTTCGATACGGCGCGCTTTGGCACTGGCTACATAAGGGATGCGGATAGAAGCTGAGCGGTTTTTGGCAGAGTAAGCCAGTTTGGTAGGTGCTTCGAAATGCGGAACCAACCGTTTGTAAGAGTTGGTGGACGGATTGGTAAGTGCGTTCAGTGCTTTGGCATGTTTGATGATGCCGCCGATGTAATACAGAGCCAGATCAGACAGACCGGCATAGCCGTCTCCGGAGAACAGATTCTGGCCGTCTTTCCAAATGGACTGATGTACGTGCATACCTGAACCATTATCACCCAGAATTGGTTTTGGCATAAAGGTGGCAGTTTTGCCAAAATTATGGGCTACGTTCTGAATCACGTATTTCATGTCCTGAGTCCAGTCTGCGCGACGAACCAGTGTGTTGAAACGAGTACCGATTTCCATCTGGCCAGCAGTAGCCACCTCGTGATGATGAACTTCAACCGGAATACCGATGGCTTCTAATGTCTGGGTGCAGGCTGAACGCAGATCCTGTCCTGAATCTACAGGTGCAACTGGAAAATAGCCGCCTTTTACACCCGGACGATGGCCGGTATTTTGTCCGTCGTAAGATTCGCCACTGGACCATGCAGCTTCTTCAGAATGAATTTTGTAACGGGTGCCGCTCATGTCGGTTTGCCATTCTACGCCGTCAAATACAAAAAATTCAGGTTCTGGTCCGAAGAAAGCGGTATCACCAATGCCTGTTGATTTCAGATAAGCTTCGGCACGTTTGGCAATGGAACGCGGGTCGCGATCGTAGCCCTGACCATTTGCTGGGTCGATAACGTCACAGGTTAAAACTACGGTTGTATCATCATAAAAAGGGTCGATGAATGCAGTGGAGGCATCCGGTTTCAGGGTCATGTCAGAAGCTTGAATACCTTTCCAACCGGCTATGGATGAACCATCAAAGGCCTGCCCGTTTTCAAACCATTCTTCTGGATCTTCCAGCACAATTCGGGCAGGGACAGATACATGCTGTTGTTTGCCTTTGGTATCGGTAAAGCGCAAATCGATAAATTTAGCATCGTTTGCTTCTATCAGGCTGACTACTTCTTTTATTGACATTTTAGGACTCCCATTAAGGTATGGAGAGTGGTGCACTCTCTTGTAAGTTATCTTGATTCTGCCACAATTGTTTTGTAAAAAAAATGCACTGATGTAAAAAAAGAAGACTTTACTGTGGTTGTTAAATTAATTTATTTAAAAACATGTTGTTATAAATATTTATTCTTCTTTATATCTGAAATACTGAACTATTAGTCTAAGGTGGTCTAGAAAGTAGGGTGATTGTCGCAAATTGCTTTGCTTTAT
This portion of the Snodgrassella alvi genome encodes:
- the glnA gene encoding type I glutamate--ammonia ligase — its product is MSIKEVVSLIEANDAKFIDLRFTDTKGKQQHVSVPARIVLEDPEEWFENGQAFDGSSIAGWKGIQASDMTLKPDASTAFIDPFYDDTTVVLTCDVIDPANGQGYDRDPRSIAKRAEAYLKSTGIGDTAFFGPEPEFFVFDGVEWQTDMSGTRYKIHSEEAAWSSGESYDGQNTGHRPGVKGGYFPVAPVDSGQDLRSACTQTLEAIGIPVEVHHHEVATAGQMEIGTRFNTLVRRADWTQDMKYVIQNVAHNFGKTATFMPKPILGDNGSGMHVHQSIWKDGQNLFSGDGYAGLSDLALYYIGGIIKHAKALNALTNPSTNSYKRLVPHFEAPTKLAYSAKNRSASIRIPYVASAKARRIEARFPDPTANPYLAFTALLMAGLDGIQNKIHPGDPSDKNLYDLPPEEDALVPTVCASLEEALEALKADHEFLTRGGVFSQDWIDSYIDFKSEDVKRIRMAPHPLEFELYYSL